The genomic window CTGGTGTTATGACCACGCTGCATTCCTGAACTGACTGTGCTATCACCTTTCATCAGCTGTTCTCCTCCAGACTGAAACTGGATCACTGGATCCATGTATGTTTTCTTCCTAAACAGCACAGCTTGCTAATACCATGGATAAACAGTCCACGGTGGTGTTTCGAAATGTGGGGCAACTGTACTTCCCCCAAACCAGAGTGGAGTGCCACTACAGTTTGacctctgaccatcagtggagcAGCACTGACTGGATAGGGATTTTTAAGGTAGAATCACCTGCTTTAGTGGCACAAAACCAAAGAAACCATTAGTTATTCTTGGTGTCCAAAGGCAGTGATTGGGCATTGGTGTATGCTTTGTGgcttaaaaatgtgtgtttgctaTCATGCCACAGGTGGGCTGGTCTTCACTGAAAGAGTATCACACTTACACATGGGCACTTGTTCCTGAAGGCTACACTGAAGGAACCAATGTCAACTGCTGTGCACTATTTCAGGGTAAGAATTTAGCCATACGTTTCACAGAAAATATGAAGGGTTTGTTTGTGGCATCTTGCTGTTACATAATTCGAGTACACTTCATGTAGGACTTGACCTTTTTCACCTTAAACActgatttaaaggtgcagtgtgttggATTTAGTGGCATGTAGCAGAACagatttggcagaaatggaatataatattcataagtatgttttcattagtgtataatcaccaggaaataagaatcgttgtgttttcattaccttagaatgagccttttatatctacatagggagcgggtcctcttttatggagcccgccatgttgcaccgccatgtttctacagtagcccagaacagacaaaacaaacactggctctagagagggcctttcatatttttcatgagAGCACCACATTTCTCATGAGTGCCACTGCCCTGTGTCGTAAAGATCTTGATCTGGCTAGTgcgtgcatttgttttggaagggagtgaaagaaagacactacttatttttaatactatttttcttttttaaacacagctgtttgcaggatgcatagTGATGAGGTAATTTATCTATTTGTGGCTATGtaaaattaataattgtaatataaCGATGGTGAAACCAAGTAAGTTAGTACCGATCATACACCTAGGttacatgtaaggctgcattcacacaaaatccagcaatgcgGCACCTTACTGCAGGCTTCAGAAGAATTAagatatgcaaattaacctgtTAAACTAAACTTAAttacacaagaaaataaactgGGGGGGGGGATCTCTGATTTAACAGTAGGGAATGCCCCCgataacaaatataaacaatCTTGCTGATATTGATTGACCCCTCACatatacactgattaaaacatatttatgaatattatattccatttctgccaagtccgtttgCTAGATGCCAATAAATTATGTGCACTGCAACTTTAAATTGCTGCTGTGAAATTTCTTGGAACAGTGGttaaataaatcagaaacaTCAGAGTTAAACTCACtgtattttcacattaatttcAAGTTCAATTGTGCAGGTCATTCAGGGCTAATTGAAAGTCTTTGTAATAATGTCTTATTctcttttaattaattatacttggtaaaacatcacattacagataaataaataaatggctAAAATATAATAGGAAATGTCTACTTCATGCAGCATTTTACCTGCCACGCCCCAGTGCTACGGAGTACCAGTTTGTGTATGTGGATAAGAAGGGAGAGGTTTGCGCCCGTAGTCGGCCCTTCACTTTTTGTGCCCCTAAGCcgctggaggagctggagactCTGAAAGAGGAGCAAGAtgaggaggatggagaggaagagctgCTCCTGGTCATTCCAAGAgctcagctgctgcaggtgagaAGAGAAAATTCCAGCACTGCAGTGCTACATGAGCAACACTTCCCTTTATAGTAATACTGACAGTACCAACAGTACAAACATAGGAAATAAGCATTAAAGTTGTaccgaaaacaaataataagcAGTATTATTTCTCCACGTTTGTGAACAGAGTCGACTGGAAGAATGCCAGAAAGAACAAGCAGAGTTACAGCAGGCTCTGGATGTGGCCAAAAAGGAGGccgagaaggagaaagagaagagcaaaaaagcaaagatgGAGTGGGAACGTGAGAGAGAAGTGATGCAGGAGGAGATTTCAGAGCTTAGAGAAAACGTGAAGCTCCAGTGTGAGATGTTGAAAAAGATAAAGGGAAAACATGAGGTAAGGACAGGCCTTCAGGCCTTCAGGCCTTCAGTAAGAGCTGAAATGTATTGCAAATAAGTTTCTGGTCAATggaacaaacacatgaaaaacaatctATAATATTTTGTCTCTTCTCTCCACAACATTTTAAGGATGTGAAATATAGTCAGGAAAATCTAAACTCTGAACTGAGTAAACTTTTGGATGAAAAAGCTGAGAGTCAGCAGCAAATCAAAGACCTGGAGGATGAAATCAAGGTCCTGACTgacaaggagaaagaggaaaatgtgGAAATGGAAAGGCAAGTGTTATAAACATATATTATGCTTcatcatttgtctttgtatatttattgGGTGTAAAACTAATCTAATTTTCCACAGGCTGAAGgaaagattaaagaaaatgtccaaacaaatgaaacatgatgaggaaaagagaaagtCTCTGCAGGTGAGTGGTTTAATTCTTCTCTTGTGAAACTCAGGTTAGTCACAGAAGACAGGAGACAAACAACAATTGGAACCAGTCCAGATTTAGACAGTTAACCATCATCTTGTCAACAGTGGGAGTAAGAACAacttaactgcattaattagGAGgcagtttcttcttttttaggCCAGAATAGTGCCatctaaaataaacatttctatttttgttttctctctgcagatgGAGAATGAGGCTTCTCTGGCAGAGGTACACGGGCTGCAGGAGCGTCTGGAGGCCAGTGAGCATGTAGCTGAGTGCCTGCGCAGGGAGCTGAGGGAGCTGGGAACCCGTCAAGGTCATACCCACACCGAGCTGCACCAAGCCCGCCTGCAAGTCGCCCAGCTCACCCTGCAGCTGTCTGAGGAGAACCTGGTCCTCAGGGAGGAGCGCGCCAACTGGGCCCTGGAGAGAGAGGCTTATAGACATGCAGCAGAAGTGAGGATGAGAGACAGTGTGATTCATGACCTATGTGTCAATTTGACTTTGCTGttaaacttgtttttgtgtttttgatgcagactgagaaaaagaaattacaaGACTTGAGCGGTGAGGTGCAGAGGAAGGAGCAGTGGCTCcgggaggagaggatggagagggagaaacTAGAGGTGGAACttgggagagagagggattgCAATAAAGTGAGTAAATCAAAGAACATGGCAGTCACTATTATTTCGCGCACAAACACAGTCATCTCTAAATATAACCACTCGTGTGCCACTAATCTGCATCATCACTCGCTCAGATTACATTTTTGGAAACTGGAGAACCGTGCCAAAGTTCAGCTCAGCTCTTTTATTAGGCTGCTCACATACA from Thunnus maccoyii chromosome 3, fThuMac1.1, whole genome shotgun sequence includes these protein-coding regions:
- the LOC121894277 gene encoding calcium-binding and coiled-coil domain-containing protein 1-like isoform X2, with translation MRQQKRHHVNFSAESAQLANTMDKQSTVVFRNVGQLYFPQTRVECHYSLTSDHQWSSTDWIGIFKVGWSSLKEYHTYTWALVPEGYTEGTNVNCCALFQAFYLPRPSATEYQFVYVDKKGEVCARSRPFTFCAPKPLEELETLKEEQDEEDGEEELLLVIPRAQLLQSRLEECQKEQAELQQALDVAKKEAEKEKEKSKKAKMEWEREREVMQEEISELRENVKLQCEMLKKIKGKHEDVKYSQENLNSELSKLLDEKAESQQQIKDLEDEIKVLTDKEKEENVEMERLKERLKKMSKQMKHDEEKRKSLQMENEASLAEVHGLQERLEASEHVAECLRRELRELGTRQGHTHTELHQARLQVAQLTLQLSEENLVLREERANWALEREAYRHAAETEKKKLQDLSGEVQRKEQWLREERMEREKLEVELGRERDCNKIYGFETGHSQNMLKYIRHLEQKFGVGPETKSNGDVPTSISPDSSSEVNKDTSSRSVCSPLFLEPPNGAEIPAETHIQSEEDTSASDTQDEKRQDCEPRAGEGKQLILEELVNPVLSKLADSPMW
- the LOC121894277 gene encoding calcium-binding and coiled-coil domain-containing protein 1-like isoform X1, producing MRQQKRHHVNFSAESAQLANTMDKQSTVVFRNVGQLYFPQTRVECHYSLTSDHQWSSTDWIGIFKVGWSSLKEYHTYTWALVPEGYTEGTNVNCCALFQAFYLPRPSATEYQFVYVDKKGEVCARSRPFTFCAPKPLEELETLKEEQDEEDGEEELLLVIPRAQLLQSRLEECQKEQAELQQALDVAKKEAEKEKEKSKKAKMEWEREREVMQEEISELRENVKLQCEMLKKIKGKHEDVKYSQENLNSELSKLLDEKAESQQQIKDLEDEIKVLTDKEKEENVEMERLKERLKKMSKQMKHDEEKRKSLQMENEASLAEVHGLQERLEASEHVAECLRRELRELGTRQGHTHTELHQARLQVAQLTLQLSEENLVLREERANWALEREAYRHAAETEKKKLQDLSGEVQRKEQWLREERMEREKLEVELGRERDCNKVLLSDAKRELQELKASVRKSEREREEQQLDKQIYGFETGHSQNMLKYIRHLEQKFGVGPETKSNGDVPTSISPDSSSEVNKDTSSRSVCSPLFLEPPNGAEIPAETHIQSEEDTSASDTQDEKRQDCEPRAGEGKQLILEELVNPVLSKLADSPMW